One region of Actinopolymorpha sp. NPDC004070 genomic DNA includes:
- a CDS encoding TetR/AcrR family transcriptional regulator, with translation MAHGTSKIRTSEARDRLLATASRIFYAEGIHSVGVDRIIAEAKVTRATFYRHFPGKEDLVLGYLKATDHAIRKQVEVALAAGRPAPDALRAVAESIAQGIQSDGFRGCAFLNAVAEYPDPDHPVHQAVLAHRQWFLDTVNTLMASIQETEAGPAAQHFVMLRDGAMAAGCLSDRGQTCETFLRGVEGLIRTHAARRPS, from the coding sequence ATGGCACACGGCACGAGCAAGATCCGAACGTCCGAGGCACGAGACCGGCTCCTTGCCACGGCGAGCAGAATCTTCTACGCGGAGGGGATCCACTCCGTCGGCGTCGATCGGATCATCGCCGAGGCGAAAGTGACCCGAGCAACGTTCTACCGGCACTTCCCCGGCAAGGAGGATCTCGTCCTCGGCTACCTCAAGGCGACCGACCACGCCATCCGCAAGCAGGTGGAAGTCGCCCTCGCCGCCGGCCGACCGGCGCCCGACGCACTCCGGGCCGTTGCCGAGTCGATCGCCCAGGGCATCCAGTCCGACGGCTTCCGCGGCTGTGCGTTCCTCAACGCCGTGGCCGAGTACCCCGATCCCGACCACCCCGTGCACCAAGCCGTCCTCGCCCATCGGCAGTGGTTCCTCGACACGGTCAACACCTTGATGGCGAGCATTCAGGAAACCGAGGCCGGGCCCGCCGCGCAGCACTTCGTCATGCTTCGCGATGGCGCCATGGCGGCAGGCTGCCTCTCCGACCGGGGACAGACCTGCGAAACCTTCCTCCGCGGCGTCGAGGGACTCATCCGGACTCATGCCGCACGGCGGCCATCCTGA
- a CDS encoding carbohydrate ABC transporter permease, which yields MMVSLNWLDTFQGVILPSGASAFGAFFVRQAMLAVPDEMVQAARIDGASEFRIFLTMGVPLARGALSILAVLTFLGSWNDFLWPSIALRSPERQTYPVGLANLVGFYNTEYGIILAGSFLVSLPPSLTRRAGFSVGCRCCSPIGVFGPSWLSDAGFDVRYHQVRPCRGREHRGEGRPDDQEHVEPTVLDGGDGKDGGRCETAHPDQPESQVFLGIRVGASPCLHSCGQPG from the coding sequence ATGATGGTCTCGCTGAACTGGCTGGACACCTTCCAGGGCGTGATTCTCCCCAGCGGAGCAAGCGCGTTCGGCGCCTTCTTCGTCCGCCAGGCGATGCTGGCCGTGCCCGACGAGATGGTTCAGGCCGCCCGCATCGACGGCGCTTCGGAGTTCCGGATCTTCCTCACCATGGGCGTGCCCCTTGCCCGCGGCGCGCTGTCGATTCTTGCGGTGCTGACGTTCCTCGGTTCGTGGAACGACTTCCTGTGGCCGTCCATCGCGCTGCGCAGTCCCGAGCGCCAGACGTATCCTGTCGGGCTCGCCAACCTGGTCGGCTTCTACAACACGGAGTACGGCATAATTCTCGCCGGCTCGTTCCTCGTCAGCCTGCCACCCTCCCTGACCCGCCGTGCGGGGTTCTCGGTCGGTTGCCGCTGCTGCTCACCGATCGGCGTCTTCGGGCCGTCTTGGCTCTCTGACGCAGGCTTTGACGTCCGCTACCACCAAGTACGTCCATGCCGCGGCCGCGAGCATCGCGGAGAGGGCCGCCCCGATGATCAGGAGCATGTCGAGCCCACCGTGCTGGACGGCGGAGACGGCAAGGATGGCGGACGCTGCGAAACCGCACATCCCGACCAGCCGGAGAGCCAGGTTTTCCTGGGCATACGGGTGGGTGCCTCTCCGTGCCTCCACTCCTGTGGGCAGCCTGGCTAG
- a CDS encoding MFS transporter — MAAAEGGRNLTLADVTVTDERVARRAVMAAAIGNLTEWYDFGVYSYLTAIISKVFFANLSPGLATVATLATFAASFLIRPFGGLFFGPLGDRIGRTKVLATTVILMACGTTLLGVIPSYAAIGAAAPVLVLFGRLVQGFSTGGEYAGAMTFIAEYAPDNRRGFLGSWLEFGTLTGYTFGASLVTLLTAVLGDQRMLSWGWRIPFLIALPIGLTGLYLRLRLEETPAFEQLVAKSPQHGGTAIRDEFRLIFTRHWRALLLVGGLVIAWNVTNYMLTSYMPTYLTTTLPRHGERGTSSTVANVLQIVVLLVLMVLVTFLGRLSDRVGRRPVLMTGSLALVVLGVPMVLLLQVGGIGPTFLGLMMMGLSLVCFSSTAPSTLPAMFPTEIRYGGLSIAFNIFVSAFGGTTAAVMSALILATGDLLWPGYYLVAAGVVGAVCVYFVPESARRPLAGANPAVASEEEARELVAQAQADR; from the coding sequence GTGGCGGCAGCCGAAGGCGGCCGGAACCTCACGCTCGCAGATGTGACGGTCACCGACGAGCGGGTGGCGCGGCGGGCGGTGATGGCCGCGGCGATCGGCAACCTGACCGAGTGGTACGACTTCGGTGTCTACTCGTACCTCACCGCAATCATCTCGAAGGTCTTCTTCGCCAACCTGTCGCCCGGCCTGGCCACTGTCGCCACGTTGGCCACATTCGCCGCGTCTTTCCTCATCCGTCCCTTCGGCGGCCTGTTCTTCGGCCCGCTGGGCGACCGGATCGGCCGGACGAAGGTACTGGCGACCACCGTGATCCTCATGGCGTGTGGCACCACGCTGCTCGGGGTGATTCCGAGCTACGCGGCGATCGGTGCGGCCGCCCCGGTGCTGGTGCTGTTCGGCCGGCTGGTGCAGGGGTTCTCCACCGGCGGGGAGTACGCCGGTGCGATGACGTTCATCGCCGAGTACGCCCCGGACAATCGGCGTGGCTTCCTCGGCAGCTGGCTGGAGTTCGGCACGCTGACCGGCTACACGTTCGGCGCCTCGCTGGTCACGCTGCTCACCGCCGTTCTGGGTGACCAGCGGATGCTGTCGTGGGGTTGGCGGATCCCGTTCCTGATCGCCCTGCCGATCGGGCTGACCGGCCTGTATCTGCGGCTGCGGCTGGAGGAGACACCTGCGTTCGAGCAGCTGGTTGCCAAGTCGCCGCAGCACGGAGGAACCGCGATCAGGGACGAGTTCCGGCTGATCTTCACCAGGCACTGGCGGGCTCTGTTGCTGGTCGGCGGGCTGGTGATCGCGTGGAACGTCACCAACTACATGCTGACCAGCTACATGCCGACCTACCTCACCACGACGCTGCCGAGGCACGGCGAACGTGGGACCAGCAGCACCGTGGCGAACGTGCTGCAGATCGTGGTGTTGCTCGTCCTCATGGTCCTCGTGACCTTCCTCGGCAGGCTGAGTGACCGCGTCGGGCGCCGTCCGGTGCTGATGACCGGATCCCTCGCTCTCGTCGTGCTCGGCGTTCCCATGGTGCTGCTGCTCCAGGTCGGCGGAATCGGCCCGACGTTCCTCGGGCTGATGATGATGGGCCTTTCGCTGGTGTGCTTCTCCTCGACCGCGCCCTCGACGCTGCCGGCGATGTTCCCTACGGAGATCCGGTACGGCGGCCTGTCCATCGCGTTCAACATCTTCGTGTCCGCGTTCGGTGGTACCACCGCCGCGGTGATGAGTGCGCTGATCCTTGCCACCGGCGACCTGTTGTGGCCCGGCTACTACCTGGTCGCCGCGGGTGTCGTCGGTGCGGTCTGCGTGTACTTCGTACCCGAGTCCGCACGCCGTCCGCTGGCCGGCGCGAACCCCGCGGTGGCCAGCGAGGAGGAGGCGCGGGAACTCGTCGCGCAGGCGCAGGCCGACCGCTGA
- a CDS encoding phytanoyl-CoA dioxygenase family protein, with product MSTVTEQVPARPGPVLHESVSDALIAQIREDGFGVLKNALSPAEVAEINAEAARLCRGELGDIERVTRATAEESDEEVMRRYLCIHFPNKLSEVIARTYHHPKIVDVLTRVIGPNVKAMQSMLFMKSEGKPGQAWHQDEFFIPTRDRSLTAAWIALDDATIENGCLWVLPGSHKRGVIYPDREQDDERFDCTVELYDFPYTDEDAVPVEIPAGAAIIFNGYLLHRSLPNTGKHGFRRALTNHFMSAESLLPWGRIPDDTHVAKYDYRDVELVAGEDPYAYKGTAELARPSVRPDKEGGCGR from the coding sequence ATGTCCACGGTCACTGAGCAGGTGCCGGCACGTCCCGGTCCGGTGCTGCACGAGTCGGTCTCGGACGCGCTGATCGCGCAGATCCGCGAGGACGGGTTCGGGGTGCTGAAGAACGCGCTGTCGCCCGCGGAGGTCGCCGAGATCAACGCCGAGGCGGCCCGGCTGTGCCGGGGCGAGCTCGGTGACATCGAGCGGGTCACCCGCGCCACCGCGGAGGAGTCCGACGAGGAGGTGATGCGGCGCTACCTGTGCATCCACTTCCCGAACAAGCTGTCGGAGGTGATCGCCCGCACCTACCACCACCCGAAGATCGTGGACGTCCTCACCCGGGTGATCGGCCCGAACGTCAAGGCCATGCAGTCGATGCTGTTCATGAAGTCGGAGGGCAAGCCCGGGCAGGCCTGGCACCAGGACGAGTTCTTCATCCCCACCCGGGACCGCTCCCTCACCGCGGCCTGGATCGCGCTCGACGACGCCACCATCGAGAACGGCTGCCTGTGGGTGCTGCCCGGTTCGCACAAGCGGGGGGTCATCTACCCCGATCGCGAGCAGGACGACGAGCGCTTCGACTGCACCGTCGAGCTGTACGACTTCCCGTACACGGACGAGGACGCGGTTCCGGTGGAGATTCCCGCGGGCGCGGCGATCATCTTCAACGGCTACCTCCTGCACCGGTCGCTGCCCAACACCGGCAAACACGGCTTCCGCCGGGCGCTGACCAACCACTTCATGAGCGCGGAGTCGCTGCTCCCGTGGGGCCGCATCCCCGACGACACCCACGTGGCGAAGTACGACTACCGCGACGTCGAGCTCGTCGCCGGTGAGGACCCCTACGCCTACAAGGGAACCGCCGAACTCGCCCGGCCGAGCGTACGCCCGGACAAGGAGGGCGGCTGCGGCCGCTGA
- a CDS encoding SMP-30/gluconolactonase/LRE family protein translates to MRADQVTGPHAHHGEGPVWDAGWGGLRFVDMLAGDILTADLSTGGVERLHVGEVAAAFRPRTSGGMVVAIERGFALVGADGSVDRLPELWTDHGVRMNEGGCDPQGRFYCGSMAYSSTKGAGTVYRLDQDRTVSVVLADVTISNGLAWSPDHTLAYYIDTPTGRVDAFDHYPETGLVVDSRRPVVEIPGEWGGPDGMTVDAEGYLWVAMWGGSAVRRFAPDGTLDGVVEVPGAEQVTACTFGGADLDELFVTTSRQGLTDGEQPDAGAVFSVRPGVRGLPALPYAG, encoded by the coding sequence ATGCGGGCCGACCAGGTCACCGGGCCACACGCCCACCACGGAGAAGGTCCGGTCTGGGACGCCGGTTGGGGCGGGTTGCGGTTCGTGGACATGCTCGCCGGCGACATCCTCACCGCGGACCTGTCCACCGGCGGCGTCGAGCGACTGCACGTGGGTGAGGTGGCGGCGGCGTTCCGGCCGCGCACGTCCGGCGGAATGGTGGTGGCGATCGAACGCGGCTTCGCGCTGGTGGGCGCCGACGGTTCGGTCGACCGGCTGCCGGAGCTGTGGACCGACCACGGCGTACGCATGAACGAGGGCGGCTGCGACCCGCAGGGGCGGTTCTACTGCGGCTCGATGGCCTACTCCTCCACCAAGGGCGCGGGCACGGTCTACCGCCTCGACCAAGACCGGACGGTCTCCGTCGTCCTCGCCGACGTCACCATCTCCAACGGCCTGGCCTGGTCCCCCGACCACACGCTGGCCTACTACATCGACACCCCGACCGGCCGGGTGGACGCGTTCGACCATTACCCGGAGACCGGGCTGGTCGTGGACAGCCGCCGGCCGGTGGTGGAGATCCCCGGGGAGTGGGGCGGTCCGGACGGGATGACGGTGGACGCGGAGGGCTACCTCTGGGTCGCCATGTGGGGCGGCTCGGCGGTGCGCCGGTTCGCGCCGGACGGGACGCTGGACGGCGTGGTCGAGGTGCCCGGGGCCGAGCAGGTCACCGCGTGCACGTTCGGCGGTGCCGACCTCGACGAGCTGTTCGTCACCACCTCCCGGCAGGGCCTGACCGACGGCGAGCAGCCCGACGCCGGCGCGGTGTTCTCCGTACGCCCCGGGGTACGCGGACTGCCCGCACTCCCCTACGCCGGATAG
- a CDS encoding D-2-hydroxyacid dehydrogenase family protein produces MTLVAVLDDYQAVAERMADWRNLPDRTSVAFFHDHLPDEDTVVERLAHYEVIVAMRERTAFTRSVLERLPRLRLLVTTGMRNAAIDLEAAHENGVLVCGTPGSGGATTELAWALILGLVRHVPEEDASVRAGGWQRTVGTDLAGSTLGLLGLGRLGKAMVPVAHAFGMQVLAWSANLTAEAASDAGAERVDKDELFARSDVVSVHLKLSDRTRGLVGAAELASMKPTAWLVNTSRGPIVDEQALVAALEEGRIAGAGLDVYDQEPLPAGHPLLTAPRTILTPHIGFVTRRTYEEWYAAAVGAIAAYLDGHPVQVLTPAS; encoded by the coding sequence ATGACACTGGTGGCGGTTCTGGACGACTACCAGGCGGTCGCGGAGCGGATGGCGGACTGGCGCAACCTGCCCGACCGCACCAGCGTGGCGTTCTTCCACGACCACCTGCCCGACGAGGACACGGTCGTCGAGCGCCTGGCCCACTACGAGGTCATCGTGGCCATGCGCGAGCGCACGGCGTTCACGCGTTCGGTGCTGGAACGCCTGCCCCGCCTGCGTCTTCTGGTCACCACCGGCATGCGCAACGCGGCGATCGACCTGGAGGCGGCGCACGAGAACGGCGTCCTGGTGTGCGGCACGCCCGGCAGCGGCGGCGCCACCACCGAGCTCGCCTGGGCACTGATCCTCGGTCTGGTACGTCACGTGCCGGAGGAGGACGCATCCGTGCGCGCGGGCGGCTGGCAGCGCACCGTCGGCACCGACCTGGCCGGCTCGACGCTCGGCCTGCTCGGCCTCGGCAGGCTGGGTAAGGCGATGGTGCCGGTGGCGCATGCGTTCGGCATGCAGGTGCTGGCGTGGAGTGCCAACCTCACCGCCGAAGCCGCGAGCGACGCCGGTGCCGAACGCGTGGACAAGGACGAGTTGTTCGCCCGGTCCGACGTAGTCAGCGTGCACCTGAAGCTCAGCGACCGCACCCGCGGCCTGGTGGGGGCGGCCGAGCTCGCGTCGATGAAGCCGACCGCCTGGCTGGTCAACACCTCCCGCGGTCCCATCGTCGACGAGCAGGCGCTGGTCGCGGCGCTGGAGGAGGGCCGGATCGCCGGCGCCGGCCTCGACGTCTACGACCAGGAGCCGCTGCCGGCCGGCCACCCGCTGCTGACGGCGCCGCGCACGATCCTGACTCCGCACATCGGGTTCGTGACCCGGCGGACGTACGAGGAGTGGTACGCCGCGGCGGTGGGCGCGATCGCGGCGTACCTCGACGGCCATCCCGTTCAGGTTCTGACGCCGGCCTCCTGA
- a CDS encoding phosphodiester glycosidase family protein: MAPDRVASSTSAKTRARLRTFASLLAGCTVLVGLAAGGTATGSPPALASNGPAQGVRPDPRYDLHAATSDAAAHPGSAADRRAAQAPRAAEVAPRLETASTSRPVAPGVTLRSFDRYGPDSYTGTPNWLQSDSLTVDLTKGTSVGYLFPGRVAAGAPISEQARDARAVAAVNGDFFDINNSNAPLGVGIKDGTLLQSPDTSPTWQKSAAIVTPDGLGSIGSVFFTGTITLPGEKTAPLSGVNKPTLPADGIEAFTPLWGSYCRCRATTGATKVAEVEVVAGKVTAVRASAGSGEVPADGFVLVGRDAGADTLAALTVGAPVSIDYRARTADDKAIRTALNGRQLLVVNGVAQKAGAGNNVPPAPRTAVGFTRDGTKMFLLTADGRQPAFSDGLGLDELADMMVELGAYNAVNLDGGGSTTMVARKPGEQTVRVENHPSDGSERHDPNGLGLFAPKGSGHLRGLWVEPALEPERAPGSSAVAPARPDRVFPGLTRRLTATGYDETYGPAASTPRWRTSEGSAAGTVDREGVFHARDTGTATVSAYDRDVTGSTTLQVLRPLTRLGPTVDQLALPGAGDHARLGVLGYDREGYSAPVEPADLTLDYDHDLLDITADDTGQYVVTARQATGSALVTVAATVAGKKVTTLLPVTVGLEEKVVADFEDASAWTFFGERATGSVSSAEGKVGRGLRLDYDFATSTATRTGGAVPTGTVEIPGQPRALRLWVNSTGKGEWASLQVYDGAGTLLPAMRAGYLTGSGWQQLEFPVPAGTQYPLRLRRYYSAETRPDAQYQGSIVIDQLTALVPPSIDVPAQPVRKDPLIAQNADVSGQPWRFAVMSDAQFVARDPGSDLVKNARRTLREIRAARPDFLIIDGDLVDEGSPEDLAFATKVLDEELGSTVPFYYVPGNHEVMGGDIANFEAEFGATSRVFDHHGTRFLTFDTSRLSIRGSDWTQLRTLRRQLDAAADDPGVGSVVLVQHVPPRDPTPSKASELADRKEAATIEGWLSDFQRTTGKGTAFIGGHVGTFHADRVDGVPYFLNGNSAKTPSTRPEDGGFTGWSLWGVDPVTPGEAAAARRDPVRDAPDWVSTQVRPHVDTLTVTAPDRLTVGSSAAVKADLTQHGKAMPVAYPMSSRWTGSGNLWIGDPADRQPGHVAVLDPRTGTLTAYRPGKVTLRLTVGDTTAEATVTVEPRPAGRTAG, encoded by the coding sequence GTGGCACCCGATCGTGTGGCTTCTTCGACGTCGGCCAAGACCCGTGCGCGCCTGCGTACCTTCGCCTCGCTCCTGGCCGGCTGCACGGTCCTGGTCGGGCTGGCGGCCGGAGGGACCGCCACCGGATCCCCGCCCGCCTTGGCATCCAACGGACCGGCGCAGGGCGTACGACCGGATCCGCGGTACGACCTGCACGCGGCCACCTCCGATGCCGCCGCCCATCCGGGCAGCGCCGCCGACCGGCGGGCCGCACAGGCACCGCGGGCGGCCGAGGTCGCTCCCCGGTTGGAGACGGCCAGCACCTCCCGGCCGGTCGCGCCGGGCGTGACGTTGCGGTCGTTCGACCGGTACGGGCCAGACTCCTACACCGGCACACCGAACTGGCTGCAGTCGGACTCACTCACCGTCGACCTCACCAAGGGAACCTCGGTCGGCTACCTCTTTCCCGGCCGGGTCGCCGCGGGCGCACCGATCTCGGAACAGGCCCGCGACGCCAGGGCGGTCGCCGCGGTGAACGGCGACTTCTTCGACATCAACAACTCCAACGCGCCGCTGGGCGTCGGCATCAAGGACGGCACCCTGCTGCAGTCGCCGGACACCAGCCCCACGTGGCAGAAGTCCGCGGCCATCGTCACGCCGGACGGGCTGGGCAGCATCGGTTCGGTGTTCTTCACCGGCACCATCACGCTGCCGGGTGAGAAGACGGCACCACTGTCGGGGGTGAACAAGCCGACGCTGCCCGCCGACGGTATCGAGGCGTTCACCCCGCTGTGGGGCAGCTACTGCCGCTGCCGGGCCACCACGGGTGCGACGAAGGTGGCCGAGGTGGAGGTGGTGGCCGGCAAGGTCACCGCGGTCCGCGCCAGTGCGGGCTCGGGCGAGGTCCCCGCCGACGGCTTCGTGCTGGTCGGCCGCGACGCCGGAGCGGACACACTGGCGGCCCTCACCGTCGGCGCCCCGGTGAGCATCGACTACCGCGCCAGAACCGCCGACGACAAGGCGATCCGGACCGCGCTGAACGGCCGTCAACTCCTGGTTGTCAACGGCGTCGCGCAGAAGGCCGGCGCGGGGAACAACGTTCCGCCCGCGCCGCGGACCGCGGTCGGCTTCACCCGCGACGGCACGAAGATGTTCCTGCTCACCGCGGACGGCCGCCAGCCGGCGTTCTCCGACGGGCTCGGCCTGGACGAGCTCGCCGACATGATGGTCGAGCTCGGTGCCTACAACGCGGTCAACCTCGACGGCGGCGGGTCGACCACGATGGTGGCCCGCAAACCCGGAGAGCAGACTGTGCGGGTGGAGAACCACCCCTCCGACGGCAGCGAACGCCACGACCCCAACGGCCTCGGCCTGTTCGCTCCCAAGGGGTCGGGCCACCTGCGCGGACTGTGGGTCGAGCCTGCCCTGGAACCGGAGCGGGCGCCCGGCTCGTCCGCGGTCGCACCCGCGCGCCCGGACCGGGTGTTTCCGGGACTGACCCGGCGGCTCACCGCCACGGGGTACGACGAGACCTACGGCCCGGCGGCGAGCACCCCGCGCTGGCGTACCAGCGAAGGCTCCGCCGCCGGCACCGTCGACCGCGAAGGCGTCTTCCACGCCCGCGACACCGGCACCGCGACGGTCAGCGCGTACGACAGGGACGTCACCGGGTCCACCACCCTGCAGGTGCTCCGGCCGCTCACCCGGCTCGGACCCACCGTCGACCAGCTGGCCTTGCCCGGCGCCGGCGACCACGCCAGGCTCGGCGTCCTCGGCTACGACCGGGAGGGTTACTCCGCGCCGGTCGAACCCGCCGACCTCACCCTCGACTACGACCACGACCTGCTCGACATCACCGCCGACGACACCGGCCAGTACGTCGTGACCGCCAGGCAGGCAACGGGTTCGGCACTGGTCACGGTGGCGGCGACCGTCGCCGGTAAGAAGGTCACCACGCTTCTCCCGGTCACCGTCGGCCTGGAGGAGAAGGTCGTCGCCGACTTCGAGGACGCGTCGGCGTGGACCTTCTTCGGAGAACGCGCCACCGGGTCGGTGTCCTCCGCCGAGGGCAAGGTGGGCAGGGGACTTCGGCTGGACTACGACTTCGCTACCTCGACCGCGACCCGCACCGGCGGCGCGGTGCCCACCGGCACGGTGGAAATTCCCGGACAGCCGCGGGCGTTGCGGCTGTGGGTCAACTCGACCGGCAAGGGCGAGTGGGCGAGCCTGCAGGTGTACGACGGCGCCGGGACGCTGCTGCCCGCGATGCGCGCCGGCTACCTCACCGGGTCCGGCTGGCAGCAGCTGGAGTTCCCGGTGCCGGCGGGTACGCAGTATCCGCTGCGGCTTCGCCGTTACTACTCCGCCGAAACCCGGCCGGACGCGCAGTACCAGGGCAGCATCGTGATCGACCAGCTCACCGCGCTGGTGCCGCCGTCGATCGACGTACCCGCGCAACCGGTCCGCAAGGACCCGTTGATCGCGCAGAACGCCGACGTCAGCGGGCAGCCCTGGCGGTTCGCGGTGATGTCGGACGCGCAGTTCGTCGCCCGCGATCCCGGCAGCGACCTGGTGAAGAACGCCCGGCGCACGCTGCGGGAGATCCGGGCCGCCCGGCCGGACTTCCTGATCATCGACGGCGATCTGGTGGATGAGGGATCGCCGGAGGATCTGGCGTTCGCCACGAAGGTTCTGGACGAGGAGCTCGGCAGCACGGTGCCCTTCTACTACGTGCCCGGCAACCACGAGGTGATGGGCGGCGACATCGCCAACTTCGAGGCGGAGTTCGGCGCGACCAGCCGGGTGTTCGACCACCACGGCACCCGCTTCCTCACCTTCGACACCTCCCGGCTGTCGATCCGCGGCAGCGACTGGACGCAACTGCGCACGCTGCGCCGCCAGCTCGACGCGGCCGCCGATGATCCGGGCGTCGGATCGGTGGTGCTGGTGCAGCACGTCCCGCCGCGCGACCCGACGCCGAGCAAGGCCAGCGAGCTCGCCGACCGCAAGGAGGCCGCCACCATCGAGGGTTGGCTGTCGGACTTCCAGCGCACCACCGGCAAGGGTACGGCGTTCATCGGCGGACACGTGGGCACCTTCCACGCCGACCGGGTGGACGGTGTGCCGTACTTCCTCAACGGCAACTCCGCCAAGACCCCATCCACCAGACCCGAGGACGGCGGCTTCACCGGCTGGTCGCTGTGGGGCGTGGACCCGGTGACGCCGGGCGAGGCGGCCGCCGCACGTCGCGACCCGGTACGCGACGCTCCGGACTGGGTGAGCACGCAGGTACGCCCGCACGTCGACACGCTCACCGTGACCGCCCCGGACCGGCTGACCGTGGGCTCGTCGGCTGCCGTCAAGGCTGACTTGACACAGCACGGGAAGGCGATGCCCGTGGCGTACCCGATGAGTTCGCGCTGGACCGGCTCGGGCAACCTCTGGATCGGTGACCCCGCCGACCGGCAGCCCGGCCACGTCGCGGTGCTCGACCCGCGGACCGGCACACTCACCGCGTACCGGCCGGGCAAGGTCACCTTGCGCCTCACCGTCGGCGACACCACGGCAGAGGCTACCGTCACCGTCGAGCCTCGCCCGGCCGGTCGAACTGCCGGCTGA
- a CDS encoding LuxR C-terminal-related transcriptional regulator: MTRRLNRRLYIGETTVKTHVSRVLAKLDLRSRVQAAILARESDPGGPS, translated from the coding sequence GTGACCCGACGGCTGAACCGCCGGCTGTACATCGGCGAAACCACCGTGAAGACGCACGTCTCGCGCGTACTGGCCAAACTGGACCTGCGGTCGCGCGTGCAGGCGGCGATCCTCGCGCGCGAGTCCGATCCGGGCGGGCCGTCCTGA